The Xanthomonas indica sequence CGATCGTGCCTTGCCCGTAGAGCCGGTCGATGCCGGCGAAACGCTCGCGCCATTGTTCGTTCATCCGCACATTTTAGAGGATCGCTGGGTGGAGTCGGGATTCGGGATTGGGGATTGGGGATTGGGGATTGCGCCGCTGGTCTGCGCGGGCGACGCCGTCGGCGGCGGCAGGCGTACCATCGGCGTTCCTTCCCGCCGCGCCTGCCGCCATGGCCAAGCCGACGCCACCCGCCTCCGTCTCCCGCTATCTGTTCGTGTTGCTGGCCGGACTGCTGCTCGGCCTGGTGCTGACGGTGATGGCGCTGCGCGCGGTACAGGCGCGGCAGGATCCGTTCCCGCGCAGCCTGATGCAGGTCATGGGCAAGCAACTGGCGTTGCTCGAACGCGACACGGCGCACCGGCAATGCAGCGGCGCCGGTCCGCAGGCGCGCCTGCGCACGTTGCGCCTGCTCGGCGACACGCTGGACACGGCGTTCCCCGACCTGGCCGACGACAGTCGCTTTCGCGAGCACGCCGAGGCGCTGCGCGCCGGCGTGGATGCGGCGCTGGCACAGCCGCCGGCCGACTGCGCCGCGCTGGTGCAGGCACGCCAGCGGATCGACGAACGCTGCGACGCCTGCCACCGCGATTTCCGCTGAGCATCCGACGAGCTCGGACGAACGTCCTGCGCCCGTCTGGCGGCATGCGATCCGCGCAGATCGATGTCGACACGGTCCGCGTTTCCGCCGCCGTGCCATTGCGCAGATCGCGGAGCCGCCGACGCGCTGTGTGCCGACTGCCCCCTCGCACGCTTGCATGAATTGCCGCTGACGCCGGCCGCGGCGAGGCTGAACGGCACCTGCCAGGGTTGGCGTTGCATTCACGCAGGGGTGGACAGGATGCGTGCGAACGCGGCGCTGCCGCCGCGCTCCACACACTGTCTGTCGAGGAGAGCACCCATGAAGATTCAACTGATGGCCACCGCTGCCGTGGCGACCCTGGCGCTGGCAGGCTGCGCCACGTCCCCCGGCTATGGCGGCGGTTACGGCGGCGGCTACAGCCAGCCGGCGCGCGGCGGTTACACCCAGACCCGCTGCGCCGACTGCGGCATCGTCACCCGCATCGACACCGTGTCCTCGGGCCGCACCGCGCCGTCGGCCACCGGCGCGATCCTGGGCGGCATCGTCGGCGCGGTCGCCGGCCACGAGATTTCGGACCACACCGGCGGCAGCAAGGGCAACCAGAACGTGTCGGCGGTAGCCGGCGCGGCGGCCGGCGCGCTGGCCGGCAACCAGATCCAGAAGAACGTCACCAGCGACACCTACGACGTGCACGTGCAGATGGACGACGGTCGGGTGATCGTGGTCAACCAGCGCGACCTGGCCGGCGTGCGCGAGAACACCTACGTGCGCGTGGTCAACGGGCGCGTGGTGCCGCGCTGATTCGCGCCGGCGGCATTGCCTGAAACGCAAAAAGGCCCGCACTGCGGGCCTTTTTGCTGCGCGTGGCGCGACGCGGCGCGCGACGGCGACTCAGAGCGGCTGCACCGCGTCGGCCTGCAGGCCCTTCTGGCCCTGCACCACGGTGAAGCTGACCTTCTGGCCTTCCTTCAGGCTCTTGAAGCCCTGGGTCTGGATGGCGCGGAAGTGCACGAACACGTCTTCGCCGTTCTCGCGGCTGATGAAACCGAAACCCTTGGCATCGTTGAACCACTTCACGATGCCGTTTTCGCGATTGCCAGTACCGTTCATGATCGACTTACTCCTTGGAACACGTCTCAGGGGTGGGTACGCCGGGGGTGCGGCGGCTGGTTGCAAGGAGGAAGCGAGGTATAACGATGTAGCGGATCGATGGATCTACCGCATCAGGCCACGATTCACGGTGACCTTTGCAAACGCAGCGGCTGCAACTTACCCCGGCCAAAATGAAAATGCAATCATCAAAAAGACCCCATCTGTCAACCCCCAAACTGCCCCCGCGGTGAGCCACATGGACCCTGCGTTCATCTATTACCTGTGTGCCGGGCTGCTGGTGTTGGTCGGGCTGGCGGGGGTCGTGCTGCCGGCCCTGCCGGGGACGCCGCTGATGTTCGCCGGGTTGCTGCTGGCGGCCTGGGCCGACGGCTTCCAGCGCGTGGGCTGGCCGACGCTGACGGTGCTGGGCGTGCTGACCGCGCTGTCGCTGCTGGTCGACCTGCTGGCCACCGCCTTCGGCGCGCAGCGCGTCGGCGCCAGCCGCAAGGCGCTGTGGGGGTCGGTGCTGGGCGGGATCGCCGGCATGTTCTTCATGCCGATCGGGCTGTTCGTCGGCCCCTTCGTCGGCGCCCTGGTCGGGGAATACTGGCACGGCCGCGAACTGCGGCAGGCGACCCGGGTCGGGGTCGGCACCTGGCTGGGGATCGTGCTGGGCACCGCCGCCAAGCTCGGCCTGGCGCTGGCGATGCTTGCGCTGTTCGCGGTGGCCTGGGTGCTCTGAAGCAGCACGCCTGAAGACGGCGTCGCGGCGACAGCATGAACGTGTGATGACCCTGTTGTCGTCACTTCCTGTATTTTCGCTGCCGGCCATTTACCCCGGCAGCGCACCACCCGCCCGCGCCGCCCGTTGCAGCGAGAACCGCATGTCCCACCGCCAGGTCCGTCCCCTGTTACTGCTGTCGATCGCGGCCGTGCCGCTTGCGCACGCGCAGGAAGTCCTGCCCACCCCCGCCTCGCCGGAAGCCTGCGTGGCCATCTCCAGCGATGCCGCCCGCCTGGCCTGCTACGACCAGGCACTGTCGCGCCGGACCGCCGACCCGCAGGCCGCCGACGCCGCGGCGCAGGCCGCCAGCGAACGCCAGAAGCAGAAACTGGACGCGACCCTGCCGGAGGACGCCGGCGTCGCCGAACGCGCCCGCCAGCGGGCCGCGGCGATCTTCAAGGAGGATCGCTACGACAGCACCATCGCCAATGCCGGCAAGGGCTCGCTGCTGGACAGCCGCTGGGAACTGGCCAAGGACTCCAAGCTGGGCACCTTCCAGTTGCGCGCCTACAAGCCGGTGTACCTGCTGCCGGCGTTCTGGACCAGCAAGAAGAACGAACTGCCGTCCTCGCCGAACCCGGCCAACACGGTGACCACCGCCGAGCCGCTGGACAGCGTGGAGGCGAAGTTCCAGCTGAGCTTCAAGACCAAGATCGTGGAGAACATCTTCGGCGACAACGGCGACCTGTGGGGCGGCTACACCCAGAGCTCGCGCTGGCAGGTCTACAACGCGGAGCAATCGCGGCCGTTCCGCGAGACCAACTACGAGCCGGAACTGATGCTGGTGTTCCGCAACAACTACAGCCTGTTCGGCTGGAAGGGGCGGATGACCGGCATCCAGCTGACCCACCAGTCCAACGGCCGCAGCGATCCGCTGTCGCGCAGCTGGAACCGGGCGATGCTCAACATCGGCCTGGACCGCGACAACTGGGCGCTGGTGCTGCGCCCCTGGTACCGCATCCCGGAGAGCCGCAAGCAGGACAACAACCCGGACATCGAGGACTACATGGGCCGCGGCGACGCGACCCTGATCTACAACCGCAACGGCCACGAGGTGGCGCTGATGGCGCGGCACTCGCTGCGCGGCGGCGACCGCTCGCACGGCGCGGTGCAACTGGACTGGGGCTTCCCGATCAGCAACCTGCTGCGCGGCCATGTGCAGGTGTTCGACGGCTACGGCGAAAGCATGATCGACTACAACCACCGCGCCACCTACGTCGGCGTCGGCATCTCGCTGCTGGAGTGGTTCTGAGCCGCCACGGCTGAGCGACGCGCGCGCCGCCCAGCTGGGCGTCGCGCGCGCTGGCCATGCGTCCGTCGCGCACGACAGCGCGGAGTGCCGCGTTGCTGCGGCCACGGCATGCGCAAGCTGACTTCATAGTTTTTCGCGCACGCGCGGTCGCGATGCGCGCTGCACATGGGGCCTCTTCGAGGGCGCGTCGCCGCCCCACTCCGACGGCGGCGCAGCCGCCACGCGACCGCGCCGCGCTCGCCGATCGCTCAGAACCGGTAGTTGCCCTTCAGCCACAGGTTGCGGCCCGGTTCGGCGATGCGCACCGGGTCGGCCGGGAAGCCGAAATCGGCGCTGCCGGCCAGGTTGAGATGTTCGCTGTAGCGCCGGTCGAACACGTTGTCGATGCCGGCGCTCAGCCGCAGCCCCTC is a genomic window containing:
- a CDS encoding glycine zipper 2TM domain-containing protein, producing MKIQLMATAAVATLALAGCATSPGYGGGYGGGYSQPARGGYTQTRCADCGIVTRIDTVSSGRTAPSATGAILGGIVGAVAGHEISDHTGGSKGNQNVSAVAGAAAGALAGNQIQKNVTSDTYDVHVQMDDGRVIVVNQRDLAGVRENTYVRVVNGRVVPR
- a CDS encoding phospholipase A gives rise to the protein MSHRQVRPLLLLSIAAVPLAHAQEVLPTPASPEACVAISSDAARLACYDQALSRRTADPQAADAAAQAASERQKQKLDATLPEDAGVAERARQRAAAIFKEDRYDSTIANAGKGSLLDSRWELAKDSKLGTFQLRAYKPVYLLPAFWTSKKNELPSSPNPANTVTTAEPLDSVEAKFQLSFKTKIVENIFGDNGDLWGGYTQSSRWQVYNAEQSRPFRETNYEPELMLVFRNNYSLFGWKGRMTGIQLTHQSNGRSDPLSRSWNRAMLNIGLDRDNWALVLRPWYRIPESRKQDNNPDIEDYMGRGDATLIYNRNGHEVALMARHSLRGGDRSHGAVQLDWGFPISNLLRGHVQVFDGYGESMIDYNHRATYVGVGISLLEWF
- a CDS encoding DUF456 domain-containing protein, translating into MDPAFIYYLCAGLLVLVGLAGVVLPALPGTPLMFAGLLLAAWADGFQRVGWPTLTVLGVLTALSLLVDLLATAFGAQRVGASRKALWGSVLGGIAGMFFMPIGLFVGPFVGALVGEYWHGRELRQATRVGVGTWLGIVLGTAAKLGLALAMLALFAVAWVL
- a CDS encoding cold-shock protein; its protein translation is MNGTGNRENGIVKWFNDAKGFGFISRENGEDVFVHFRAIQTQGFKSLKEGQKVSFTVVQGQKGLQADAVQPL